Sequence from the Venenivibrio stagnispumantis genome:
TTTTTCACATGAAATTGATAATCATTATTTGTGATTATAACAATATTTTCCGAATTTTTGACTGCTTTTAAATTTCTATTAACGGTTTTTTGAAGTAATGTTTCATTATCTGCAAATTTTAAAAACTGTTTTGGAAATTTTTGTCTTGATAAAGGAAATAATCTTGTTCCACTTCCACCTGCAAGTATTATTGACTTCATATTTTCAACCTCTCATTTATTTTATTTTCTATAAACTCTTTTAACTTGGCTTTAAAGTTTTCTTTACTAAATTTCTCTGCGTTTTTCCTTATTTTATTATAATCAAAATAGTTTTCTTTTTTCTCAAAATCTTTAACTGCATTAATAATACTATCTACAGTCTGTTCCATAAAGAAAATGCCGGTCTCATTTTGTATAACTGTTTCTGTAACTCCACCTTTACCGTATGCTATAACTGGTGTTCCGCAAGCCTGAGCTTCTACCGGAATTATACCAAAATCTTCCTCTGCAGCAAATATAAAAGCTTTTGCCTTTTTCATATAATCTTTTAAAACCTCAAAAGGTTGATAACCTAAAATTTCAATATTTTTAGTAGCAATTTTTTTAATTTTTTTAAAATCCGGACCATCTCCTATTACAACAAGCTTTTTATCCGGCATCTTTGAAAAAGCCTGTACAATCAAATCAATCTTTTTATAAGGTACCATCCTTGAGGCTGTTAGATAAAAATCTTCCTTTTTAGTATAAAGCTCAAATTTATCAATATCAACCGGTGGATATATTACAGTAGCTTCTTTTGCATATATCTTTTTTAT
This genomic interval carries:
- a CDS encoding glycosyltransferase family 4 protein, with product MRTALVHDWLTTIAGAEKVLEAIYELYPSPIYSLVVDKNNLKNTIFENAYIYTSFIQKFPFSKKIYRNYLPFFPLAIEQFDLSKYDVIISSSHAVAKGVLTNHNQLHICYCHTPIRYAWDLYHQYLKESKLERGLKGWIAKYILHKIRIWDISTANRPDYYIANSIYVAKRIKKIYAKEATVIYPPVDIDKFELYTKKEDFYLTASRMVPYKKIDLIVQAFSKMPDKKLVVIGDGPDFKKIKKIATKNIEILGYQPFEVLKDYMKKAKAFIFAAEEDFGIIPVEAQACGTPVIAYGKGGVTETVIQNETGIFFMEQTVDSIINAVKDFEKKENYFDYNKIRKNAEKFSKENFKAKLKEFIENKINERLKI
- a CDS encoding sugar phosphate nucleotidyltransferase, yielding MKSIILAGGSGTRLFPLSRQKFPKQFLKFADNETLLQKTVNRNLKAVKNSENIVIITNNDYQFHVK